The Nitrospirota bacterium DNA segment CCGATTTCTGTCGCCGTCAGCGACACGTCTCGACTTCGAGGCTCCCTCGTTTGGGGGGTATCAGACAGCCGCCTTGTTCGATGTGTTCAGGAATGATCGAGCCATTCGAGACGCATGGGGCCAATTCGGTCACATCCGGCCGTGTTGTTGCTTCCCCGCCGCTGAAACGACGCGCGTGAACACTGCTGTGTATAGGCGGTGTCCTCCGACATCGACTCTGGCACCCCCGTTGCTTGACTTGGCTGATGAACGGAGCAAGCCGCAGCCGGCGATGTCGTCACGAAGGTAAAAGCCGGGCTGCCTCAGGACAGATCGTCCGAATACCGAAAGGAGGCGTCTGATGCACTGCGCTCGCTGCCAAGGGTTCATGGTTACGGAGCACTTCATCGATATGAAGGACGGGAGCGGTCCGATGTGGCGACGAGGCTGGCGTTGCGTGAACTGCGGAAATCTGGTCGATAGCGTCATCGCCCAGCACCGCACGATCCGGGCGGCCTGCCGGCAGCCGCTCGCATGGGCCGTCGCCGGTTAACGGGTGCTTACTTCATCACCTCGGCTTTGCAGTGCCATCCGTCGCCTTTCAGGGCGTTGACGGCCGCGGCGAGTTGATCGGGTTTCACCTTGCCCGGGTCGGTCGTGACGATCGCGTGACCCTTCATGCTCTTGAGATCGACGGCCGTCACGCCCGCAATCTTCTTCAACGCCGACTCGACCTCGCCCTTGTACAAATCGCAGAACTTGCCTCCCAGCATCAACGTGACCTTGTGTTGATCGCCGCCGAGGGCGGGGAGTCCCGCCAATCCGAGCGCGAACAGACCTGCAAGCCCAACGATCCATCTCTTCATCTTCTCGCCCCGCGTCGTCATCGAGCACCTCCTTGATGACCGGTCCCGAACGGATGACGGTGGTGATCTTATCCTACTCGGCGCCCGGCGCAAAAGGGCAAGAGTGTTCAAAGACTGCCCAGCGGTGTGCGTTCTTCCCCCCGTGTGTGGCCCTTTGTTGCCCGGTTCATGCGGAGCTGACGGAGTTTTCATACAGGAAATGAGGGGGTTAGGCATGAGGACCAGAAGCCCGATCTAACCGGCACCTGACTTGCTCACCTCTATGGTGAACGATGAATGTCCGGGACGACACGATGCTGATGCGCGCCGCAGTGCTCGGCGCCTGCTTCTTCCTGCAGGGCTGCTTGCCGGCCGCCTGGGTCGCCGTGGTGGGAATTGATGTGGCGAGAAGCGGCGACGTGGAGTTCCTGCCGTTCGAGCATTCCTGGGTCGCTTCGGATGATCTGCGGCGGTCGGCGCCTGGGCCGGTGACCAGTATCGCGGTGGTTCCCTTTGATGGAGATCAGGAGATGGCGGGCCGCTTCTCGAGCGTACTCCAAATGCAGACCGGAGTTACGGTCATCGGGCCGGCCCATTTGGCCGGCTACAATCGGGAGCAAGGTATCTGGGCTGACGAGGAACAGCGGACACGTGAAGAGGCGCGCGCGATCAGCCGTGAGTTGCGCGTGGATGGGGTGCTGTTCGGGCGCGTCCAGACCGTCCGGCCGCCTCATCCCAGCGACTGGGGATGGAGCGAACGCGAGGAGAAACGACTGTACCTCTATCTGGCCGACGCCCAAGGCGCTCTCGTATGGAAAGACGAGTTGCCGTTCACCGTCGTGAAAGGCGCGAAGCCCCCGCTGGAAGAAGCTGTGCGAGAACGCCTCGCGGCACACTTCATGACCCATGCGGACGAGTTGGGACTTGATGATCTCTGGTTGACTCCTAAGAAATCCGGGTCCTGATCCCTTCCGGCGACCGACCGCTCTTCCTCATTTTTGTCCCTTTTCGTGATCTTCTCTCGACCGACCCTTGC contains these protein-coding regions:
- a CDS encoding cation transporter, which encodes MTTRGEKMKRWIVGLAGLFALGLAGLPALGGDQHKVTLMLGGKFCDLYKGEVESALKKIAGVTAVDLKSMKGHAIVTTDPGKVKPDQLAAAVNALKGDGWHCKAEVMK